The Streptomyces seoulensis genome contains a region encoding:
- a CDS encoding D-2-hydroxyacid dehydrogenase: MTVPTRPTLLVLDADPPPRLGRLTGRARVVHTGEDGLAALLPEADVLLVWDFRSRAVREAWPGEGPRPAWVHTASAGVDHLMCPELTASDTVVTNARGVFDQPVAEYVAALVLAAAKDLPRTVEFQRERLWRHRETRRVAGTRACVVGSGPIGRAIARTLKALGVTPALVGRVPLTGVHGPADLDRLIARADWVIAAAPLTERTRGMFDAHRFGVMQPSAVFVNVGRGELVDEAALAEALRRRWIAGAALDVLATEPLPADSTLWDLPGLLLSPHMSGDTVGWRDELGAQFVDLYERWAAGRPLVNVVDKKRGYVPGH, from the coding sequence ATGACCGTCCCGACCCGTCCCACCCTGCTGGTGCTGGACGCCGATCCGCCGCCGAGGCTGGGCCGGCTCACCGGCCGGGCCCGCGTCGTGCACACCGGCGAAGACGGTCTGGCCGCGCTGCTGCCGGAGGCGGACGTGCTGCTGGTGTGGGACTTCCGGTCGCGGGCGGTACGCGAAGCCTGGCCCGGCGAGGGGCCGCGCCCGGCCTGGGTGCACACGGCGAGCGCGGGCGTGGACCATCTGATGTGCCCCGAACTGACCGCCTCCGACACGGTGGTGACCAACGCGCGCGGTGTCTTCGACCAGCCGGTGGCCGAGTACGTGGCCGCGCTGGTGCTGGCGGCGGCCAAGGACCTGCCGCGCACGGTGGAGTTCCAGCGGGAGCGCCTCTGGCGGCACCGGGAGACGCGCCGGGTGGCGGGCACCCGCGCCTGCGTGGTCGGCTCGGGACCCATCGGCCGGGCGATCGCCCGCACCCTGAAGGCGCTCGGGGTGACGCCCGCGCTGGTGGGACGGGTGCCGCTCACCGGCGTGCACGGCCCGGCCGACCTGGACCGGCTGATCGCCCGCGCGGACTGGGTGATCGCCGCCGCCCCGCTGACCGAGCGGACGCGCGGCATGTTCGACGCGCACCGCTTCGGGGTGATGCAGCCCTCGGCGGTGTTCGTCAACGTCGGCCGGGGCGAGCTGGTGGACGAGGCGGCGCTCGCCGAGGCGCTGCGCAGACGCTGGATCGCGGGCGCGGCCCTGGACGTCCTCGCCACCGAACCCCTGCCCGCGGACAGCACCTTGTGGGACCTGCCCGGACTGCTCCTCTCCCCGCACATGAGCGGCGACACGGTCGGCTGGCGGGACGAACTGGGCGCGCAGTTCGTGGACCTGTACGAGCGCTGGGCGGCCGGGAGACCGCTGGTCAACGTGGTGGACAAGAAGCGCGGGTACGTGCCGGGGCACTGA
- the ehuB gene encoding ectoine/hydroxyectoine ABC transporter substrate-binding protein EhuB: MASRLGKDTERFRPVRLRERRAVLLGALALGGVGALGAAGCTRVAAASGERGGDLLDRLRAQGVVRLGIAGEVPFGFIDRDGRLTGEAPELARVIFKRLGVERTQPVPTEFGSLIPGLNSQQFDVVAAGMYVNPERCRQVIFADPDYQMKDSFIVRKGNPKGLNSYRDVVERKARFATGAGYAEIRYAVEAGYRESDVLIVPDQVAGLNAVEAGRVDVFAGTALTVREVVGKSRKAEATEPFAPLVKGERHVDGGAFAFRPVETRLRDAFNTELRELKRTGELLRILRPFGFTAAEMTDLTAKELCGG; the protein is encoded by the coding sequence ATGGCTTCTCGACTTGGCAAGGACACGGAAAGATTCCGGCCGGTGCGCCTGAGAGAGAGACGGGCGGTGCTCCTGGGCGCACTGGCACTGGGCGGGGTGGGAGCGCTGGGTGCGGCGGGCTGTACGCGGGTGGCGGCCGCGTCCGGCGAGAGGGGCGGCGATCTGCTGGACCGGCTGCGCGCCCAGGGTGTCGTGCGGCTGGGAATCGCCGGTGAGGTGCCCTTCGGGTTCATCGACCGGGACGGCCGGCTGACCGGGGAGGCGCCCGAACTGGCCAGAGTGATCTTCAAGCGGCTCGGGGTGGAGCGGACGCAGCCGGTGCCGACGGAGTTCGGTTCGCTCATACCCGGCCTGAACTCCCAGCAGTTCGACGTCGTGGCCGCCGGGATGTACGTCAACCCCGAACGCTGCCGCCAGGTGATCTTCGCCGACCCGGACTACCAGATGAAGGACTCCTTCATCGTCCGCAAGGGCAACCCCAAGGGCCTGAACTCGTACCGGGACGTGGTGGAGAGGAAGGCGAGGTTCGCCACCGGCGCCGGGTACGCCGAGATCCGGTACGCGGTCGAGGCGGGCTACCGGGAGAGCGACGTCCTGATCGTGCCGGACCAGGTCGCCGGGCTGAACGCGGTGGAGGCCGGCCGGGTCGACGTGTTCGCCGGTACGGCGCTCACCGTCCGCGAGGTGGTCGGAAAGTCCCGGAAGGCGGAGGCCACCGAGCCGTTCGCGCCGCTGGTGAAGGGCGAACGGCACGTGGACGGGGGCGCGTTCGCCTTCCGGCCCGTCGAGACCCGGCTGCGGGACGCCTTCAACACCGAGCTGCGCGAGCTGAAGCGGACCGGTGAACTGCTGCGCATCCTCCGTCCGTTCGGGTTCACGGCGGCCGAGATGACGGACCTCACCGCGAAGGAGCTGTGCGGCGGATGA